A genome region from Polyodon spathula isolate WHYD16114869_AA chromosome 19, ASM1765450v1, whole genome shotgun sequence includes the following:
- the LOC121294416 gene encoding dynein assembly factor 4, axonemal-like, with product MPLIVKDYSWTQTEALVYINVPLKGVKAGKVNIFSTDEYLKVNFPPFLFEVILYAPIDDNKSVAKIGNGVVIFTLYKKEESIWENLAIINVGKETLQKKREHAVLKAQQKAVADTEAKAIKKREDEKYALEIMMKLEDEERKRIEEKKEQERRRATEELEQWKEKQRKEEEEKKAQQRREIRKLEHEKKKDELKTHSKSLSECPRKRTVTKTGKSEEISLPAPRSAGSIKIQFTPRVFPTALRESLVAEEEAWLKKQADARRAVNADMSELKDLKEEERNPDWLKEKGKKLFATQNYLAAVNAYNLAIQLNHKLPILYLNRAACHLKLRNLHKAIEDSSKALDLLTPPVADNADARVKAHIRRGTAFCELELYAEGLQDYQAALKIDPLNETIHADAEKIRERIQGTVPDS from the exons ATGCCTTTGATTGTAAAAGATTACTCGTGGACTCAGACGGAAGCTCTGGTGTACATAAATGTACCTTTGAAAGGCGTGAAAGCTggaaaagtaaatatattttccaCAGACGAATATCTTAAG GTAAATTTCCCCCCATTCTTATTCGAAGTAATACTGTATGCGCCGATAGATGATAATAAAAGCGTTGCAAAGATTGGAAATGGAGTAGTTATCTTCACATTGTATAAAAAGGAGGAGTCAATATGGGAAAATCTTGCAATCATAAACG TTGGTAAAGAGACGTTGCAGAAGAAAAGAGAACATGCTGTCCTTAAGGCTCAGCAAAAGGCTGTCGCTGACACAGAAGCAAAAGCAATCAAGAAAAGAGAAGATGAGAAATATGCATTGGAGATAATGATGaag CTGGAAGATGAGGAGAGAAAAAGGATTGAAGAAAAGAAGGAGCAGGAGCGAAGGAGAGCTACAGAAGAGCTGGAGCAGTGGAAGGAGAAACAGAGGAAAGAAGAGGAAGAGAAAAAAGCACAACAGAGGCGAGAAATACGAAAGCTTGAACACGAGAAGAAAAAAGATGAGTTGAAGACACACTCAAAGTCTTTGTCAGAATGTCCTAGAAAGAGAACCGTGACTAAGACAG GAAAGTCAGAAGAGATATCTTTGCCCGCTCCACGATCTGCTGGCAGCATCAAAATCCAGTTTACTCCTCGTGTGTTTCCCACAGCTCTGCGAGAGTCCcttgttgctgaggaagaagcg TGGCTGAAAAAGCAGGCAGATGCAAGACGAGCAGTGAACGCTGATATGTCTGAGCTAAAGGATCTTAAGGAAGAAGAGAGGAATCCAGACTGGTTAAAGGAGAAGGGAAA aAAATTGTTTGCCACACAGAATTACCTAGCTGCTGTCAATGCCTACAACCTAGCAATTCAGTTGAATCACAAACTCCCAATCTTGTACCTCAACCGTGCTGCCTGTCACCTCAAACTGAGAAATCTACACAAAGCCATTGAAGACTCTTCCAAG GCACTTGACTTATTGACACCACCTGTTGCTGACAATGCTGATGCCAGAGTAAAAGCTCACATCAGAAGAGGCACTGCATTTTGTGAATTGGAATTATATGCTgaag